Proteins from one Campylobacter concisus genomic window:
- a CDS encoding phage tail protein, with product MVLNLGGFKFRWEQTNSIDIETAFGISEQERIQNYPALFSANLGSSALNIEGQTLPYHGDKQGALKPLYALATLRQSLPLTNGNGKYFGRFVIVKISEKQAIFTPNGAFFTQSFSLELKRDFSS from the coding sequence ATGGTGCTAAATCTTGGTGGGTTTAAATTTAGATGGGAGCAAACTAATAGCATTGACATTGAGACTGCCTTTGGTATAAGCGAACAAGAGCGTATACAAAACTATCCAGCCTTATTTAGTGCAAATTTAGGGAGCAGCGCTCTTAATATAGAGGGACAAACACTGCCATATCACGGCGATAAACAAGGCGCATTAAAACCACTTTATGCCTTAGCCACCTTACGTCAAAGCTTGCCACTTACAAATGGAAATGGTAAGTATTTTGGTCGTTTCGTTATAGTAAAAATCAGTGAAAAACAAGCGATTTTCACTCCAAATGGAGCATTTTTTACGCAAAGTTTTTCACTAGAGCTAAAGCGAGACTTTAGCTCATAA
- a CDS encoding phage tail tape measure protein produces MDSTQVGILISLKTAGFGALSGNISSLSKLSAGLEKVGKNVTGLNEKIAKIGTLKANIDTNVGKISGELGKWQSTLATAASFVVPVKLAVDFESSMAEVKKYVDFKSEDEVKKLGEQIKQLSRELGVNANELAQISASGGQLGLDSSKIADFTKLVSKMGVAFDMSGKDAGDAIALTMNNLKLGIDEIATLGDKINYLDDKMSMVKARDIINVIGRTAGSGSILGLKGDKISALASSFLSLGKAPEVASTAMNSLFNKLANIDGQDEKFKKALQSIGMDANYLKVAMARDASAGLDMFLNTLAKVDKKAQMGVLTNLFGTQFADDIGSLVNAIGQYNQAVKLVNDKGAIGSMDEAMKAKLATTKSGLERLSESFISLGITIGDAFLPTLNLIVNGLSKVTNSIAAFTEKFPNLSKTLFGIVGGMLAIITMAPMLKILWWSLNIAWQQAKILGTGISFLNSVFKLKYLNTLKLNAAYLITAARMKAAAAATWIANAAGKAWAATMAAVRGASLAAAAGMKIMRLALISTGIGAIVVALGASAAWIIENWDEVKAFFLEIWESVKPYWESTTKFFSDLWQGASELLSAIFEPVIKIWDELFGGFFDWIAEKFGWINDMVGEAIKGLSSAWSKTKEFFGFGDDEQASSELKPKDDSGGFFNSIFGSDSDTHAKEAPALVTASTGGGAINISFNGDFLLNSDNGKFDLESFKAQIVKGVKDALRRDEFNRKNTDVRG; encoded by the coding sequence ATGGATAGCACGCAAGTGGGCATATTAATTAGCCTAAAAACAGCTGGATTTGGTGCTTTATCTGGCAATATAAGCTCACTTAGCAAGCTTAGTGCTGGGCTTGAAAAAGTTGGCAAAAACGTTACTGGGCTAAATGAAAAAATAGCTAAGATCGGCACACTTAAAGCAAACATCGATACGAATGTAGGCAAGATTAGCGGTGAGCTGGGCAAATGGCAAAGCACTCTAGCCACGGCTGCTAGCTTTGTGGTGCCGGTTAAGCTTGCCGTAGATTTTGAAAGCTCGATGGCGGAAGTTAAAAAATATGTTGATTTTAAAAGTGAGGACGAGGTAAAAAAATTAGGAGAGCAGATAAAACAGCTAAGTCGCGAACTTGGCGTAAACGCAAACGAGCTAGCGCAAATTTCAGCCTCTGGCGGACAGCTTGGACTTGATAGTTCAAAGATCGCAGACTTTACAAAGTTAGTCTCTAAAATGGGCGTAGCATTTGATATGAGTGGTAAAGATGCTGGCGATGCGATTGCACTAACGATGAACAACCTAAAACTAGGAATTGATGAGATAGCAACTCTTGGCGATAAGATAAACTACCTTGACGATAAAATGTCTATGGTAAAGGCAAGAGATATCATAAACGTAATCGGTCGTACGGCAGGCTCGGGCTCGATACTTGGGCTTAAAGGCGATAAAATTTCAGCTCTTGCTAGTAGTTTTTTGTCTCTAGGTAAAGCTCCAGAAGTGGCCTCAACAGCAATGAACTCGCTATTTAATAAGCTTGCGAATATCGACGGACAAGACGAGAAATTTAAAAAAGCTCTGCAAAGCATTGGAATGGATGCAAACTACTTAAAGGTTGCAATGGCACGCGATGCTAGCGCTGGGCTTGATATGTTTTTAAACACTCTAGCCAAAGTCGATAAAAAGGCTCAAATGGGCGTACTAACTAATCTGTTCGGTACTCAATTTGCCGACGATATAGGTTCGCTAGTAAATGCGATCGGTCAATATAACCAGGCTGTAAAACTTGTAAATGACAAGGGCGCGATCGGCAGTATGGACGAAGCAATGAAGGCTAAACTAGCCACTACTAAAAGTGGACTAGAAAGGCTATCTGAAAGCTTCATAAGCTTGGGTATCACGATAGGTGATGCCTTTTTGCCAACGTTAAATTTAATCGTAAATGGACTTTCAAAAGTGACAAATTCTATAGCCGCGTTTACCGAGAAATTTCCAAATTTGTCAAAAACACTATTTGGCATTGTAGGCGGTATGCTTGCTATTATCACCATGGCTCCTATGCTTAAAATTTTGTGGTGGAGTCTTAATATAGCATGGCAACAAGCTAAAATTTTAGGGACTGGCATAAGCTTTTTAAATAGTGTGTTTAAGCTTAAATATCTAAATACTTTAAAATTAAATGCTGCGTATTTGATCACAGCTGCCCGTATGAAAGCCGCGGCAGCAGCTACCTGGATAGCAAACGCCGCGGGCAAAGCATGGGCGGCGACTATGGCGGCGGTAAGAGGCGCGTCTCTCGCGGCTGCGGCCGGCATGAAAATAATGCGCCTAGCCCTCATCTCTACTGGTATCGGAGCGATCGTCGTAGCTTTAGGGGCGAGTGCAGCATGGATTATCGAAAATTGGGACGAAGTAAAGGCATTTTTTCTTGAAATATGGGAGAGTGTAAAGCCATATTGGGAGAGCACGACAAAGTTTTTTAGCGATCTTTGGCAAGGAGCGAGCGAGCTTTTAAGCGCTATTTTTGAGCCAGTTATCAAGATATGGGATGAGCTCTTTGGTGGCTTTTTTGACTGGATAGCTGAGAAATTTGGCTGGATAAACGACATGGTCGGTGAGGCCATTAAGGGGCTAAGTAGTGCTTGGAGCAAGACAAAAGAATTCTTTGGCTTTGGAGACGATGAGCAAGCAAGCAGTGAGCTAAAACCAAAAGATGATAGCGGTGGCTTTTTTAACTCTATCTTTGGCTCAGATAGTGATACTCATGCAAAAGAGGCTCCAGCTCTAGTGACAGCTAGCACAGGTGGTGGTGCTATCAACATTAGCTTTAATGGTGATTTTTTACTTAACTCAGATAATGGCAAATTTGACCTAGAGAGCTTTAAGGCTCAAATAGTAAAAGGCGTTAAAGACGCACTAAGACGTGATGAGTTTAACCGTAAAAACACGGATGTAAGGGGATAA
- a CDS encoding tail protein X — MDKIYIAKDGDRLDTITYNHYGHLRFFEQILTINPKLNATLHAGDKVFLPDIKEAAKEQAKLW; from the coding sequence ATGGATAAAATTTACATAGCTAAAGACGGTGATAGGCTTGATACTATAACCTACAACCACTACGGACATCTAAGGTTTTTTGAGCAAATTCTAACTATAAACCCAAAGCTTAACGCAACACTTCACGCAGGTGATAAGGTGTTTTTGCCTGATATAAAAGAAGCAGCAAAAGAGCAGGCAAAACTATGGTGA
- a CDS encoding phage late control D family protein, which produces MVRKPAFKLEASGKDITNIIRQNLISLSFTDKEGNESDEISFTLFGIYAKPVFGDKLKLWLGYENGLYLCGSFSVQTTSADYKANTTEVRATAVNFASPAKEKRRVSWENTTLFGIAKKIAGINALSLKTSGSDQNIASVIQDNVSDIEFLYDLCVKFGFLMAVKNGTIIITAKDAKGDASQTSNTSKNENLPTFTLNLTDLYSLEITEANRNSYTAVIVEWQDIEAGKVKSIKVGSGEQVYKMQIAQPKSDNEAFKQAEAKLNELQRGGINGRCSCEGKNIIAGGKLKFGGVPGLEANEFSIKEVSHKLSTSGYEIEIEFEG; this is translated from the coding sequence ATGGTGAGAAAACCGGCTTTCAAGCTAGAAGCTAGTGGCAAGGACATAACAAACATCATCAGACAAAACCTAATAAGTCTAAGCTTTACCGATAAAGAGGGCAATGAAAGCGACGAAATCAGCTTTACCCTATTTGGCATATATGCAAAGCCAGTATTTGGAGATAAGCTTAAACTTTGGTTGGGATATGAAAATGGGCTCTATCTTTGTGGCTCTTTTAGCGTGCAAACAACTAGCGCAGACTACAAAGCAAACACAACAGAGGTTAGAGCGACTGCTGTAAATTTCGCAAGCCCTGCAAAAGAGAAAAGACGTGTGAGCTGGGAAAATACAACGCTTTTTGGGATAGCTAAAAAGATAGCTGGTATTAATGCACTATCTTTAAAAACAAGCGGTAGCGACCAAAACATAGCTTCTGTTATCCAGGATAATGTAAGCGACATAGAGTTTTTGTATGATCTATGCGTCAAATTTGGCTTTTTAATGGCCGTTAAAAATGGTACCATCATCATAACAGCCAAAGATGCCAAGGGTGATGCTAGCCAAACCTCAAATACTTCAAAAAACGAGAATTTACCCACTTTTACACTAAATTTAACTGATCTTTACTCGCTAGAGATCACTGAAGCTAACAGAAACTCTTATACGGCCGTAATAGTAGAGTGGCAAGACATCGAAGCTGGTAAGGTAAAAAGCATTAAGGTGGGAAGTGGTGAACAGGTATATAAGATGCAGATAGCTCAGCCAAAGAGTGATAATGAGGCCTTTAAACAAGCAGAAGCTAAACTTAACGAGCTGCAACGCGGCGGAATAAATGGTAGATGTAGCTGCGAAGGGAAAAATATCATAGCAGGTGGCAAGCTTAAATTTGGTGGAGTTCCTGGGCTAGAAGCAAATGAGTTTAGTATAAAAGAAGTAAGCCATAAACTTAGCACGAGTGGGTATGAAATAGAGATAGAGTTTGAGGGGTAA